In Maridesulfovibrio sp., the following proteins share a genomic window:
- the trpB gene encoding tryptophan synthase subunit beta produces the protein MKRGYFGDYGGQFVPELLMPPLLELEEAMEKIMKSAEFQQEFTRLLKDFVGRPTALTHCANISRELGFNLWLKREDLAHTGAHKVNNTVGQALLTKMMGKPMLLAETGAGQHGVATATAAALLDLDCEIYMGALDVKRQSHNVRRMELLGAKCVPVESGTQTLKDAINAALRKWIADQRTTHYCFGTAAGPHPFPLLVREFQAVIGREAKAQFKEKTGELPYMVVACVGGGSNAIGMFHEFVQEESVKIVGVEAAGTGEPGCTNSAPINLGTPGVLHGMNTLLLQTEEGQILPSHSIAPGLDYPGVGPEHVHLHASGRATYGTVNDHQALNAFQMLCRREGILPALESSHAVAWVLENRDSIPKDANVIVNLSGRGDKDMGILEDYLAEHGK, from the coding sequence ATGAAAAGAGGATATTTTGGAGATTACGGTGGACAGTTTGTACCTGAACTGCTCATGCCGCCGCTGCTCGAGCTTGAAGAGGCCATGGAAAAAATTATGAAATCAGCTGAGTTTCAGCAGGAATTTACCAGACTTCTGAAAGATTTCGTGGGGCGTCCCACCGCATTGACTCATTGCGCGAACATTTCTCGTGAACTGGGTTTCAACCTCTGGCTCAAACGTGAAGACCTCGCCCATACCGGAGCGCATAAGGTTAACAACACCGTCGGGCAGGCCCTGCTGACCAAAATGATGGGCAAACCCATGTTGCTCGCTGAAACCGGAGCAGGCCAGCATGGTGTTGCCACCGCAACAGCCGCGGCCCTGCTTGATCTCGATTGTGAAATCTACATGGGGGCGCTGGACGTTAAACGCCAGTCCCACAACGTTCGCCGCATGGAACTGCTGGGCGCAAAATGCGTTCCTGTGGAATCCGGAACACAGACCCTGAAAGACGCCATTAACGCTGCCTTGCGTAAATGGATAGCCGACCAGCGCACCACTCATTATTGCTTTGGTACTGCGGCAGGTCCGCATCCCTTCCCGCTGCTGGTGCGTGAATTTCAGGCTGTCATAGGCCGTGAAGCCAAGGCACAGTTCAAGGAAAAGACAGGCGAACTGCCTTACATGGTCGTAGCCTGCGTTGGTGGCGGTTCCAATGCCATCGGTATGTTTCACGAATTCGTACAGGAAGAGTCGGTTAAAATTGTAGGTGTTGAAGCAGCCGGAACCGGAGAACCGGGCTGCACCAACTCGGCACCTATAAATCTGGGAACTCCCGGTGTGCTGCACGGTATGAACACACTGCTGCTTCAGACGGAGGAAGGTCAGATCCTGCCCTCACATTCCATTGCTCCCGGTCTGGATTATCCCGGTGTCGGTCCCGAGCACGTGCATCTGCATGCCAGCGGCCGCGCAACTTACGGCACAGTGAACGATCATCAGGCACTGAACGCATTTCAGATGCTTTGCCGCAGAGAAGGTATCCTGCCCGCGCTGGAAAGTTCTCACGCTGTGGCCTGGGTTCTGGAGAACCGGGATTCAATCCCCAAAGACGCCAACGTCATAGTCAACCTGTCCGGTCGCGGGGATAAGGACATGGGTATTCTTGAAGATTATCTTGCCGAGCACGGAAAATAG
- a CDS encoding class I SAM-dependent methyltransferase produces the protein MFHDKFIIKAKEWDSNPERLRIIDEFAAEVEKEVDFSKDSEVLDFGCGTGLVGLRFGKKVKTLYALDTSEAMLGMLQAKLENEDYGNVRVLSVSMHESGIPENSLDAIFTSMAMHHVADLPDVLQQMVRLLKSGGKLIVGELLPEDGSFHGDNVVPYNGFEPDELAAMVTKAGFSAVSHHAHGIYSKPDKEGVVRQYGTFVLVGQK, from the coding sequence ATGTTTCACGATAAATTTATTATTAAGGCAAAGGAATGGGACAGCAACCCGGAGCGACTCAGAATTATTGATGAGTTTGCTGCTGAGGTAGAAAAAGAAGTTGATTTCAGCAAAGATAGTGAAGTTCTGGATTTCGGGTGCGGAACAGGACTGGTCGGCTTGAGATTCGGTAAAAAGGTGAAGACTCTTTACGCTCTGGATACTTCGGAAGCCATGCTGGGGATGCTCCAAGCAAAATTGGAAAACGAAGATTATGGTAATGTCCGGGTTCTCTCTGTTTCAATGCATGAATCGGGAATTCCTGAAAATTCTCTTGATGCTATTTTTACTTCCATGGCCATGCACCATGTAGCTGATCTCCCTGACGTATTGCAGCAGATGGTCAGACTTTTGAAAAGTGGCGGTAAACTTATTGTGGGAGAATTGCTGCCCGAAGATGGCAGTTTTCATGGTGACAACGTTGTTCCCTATAATGGTTTTGAACCGGACGAGTTGGCTGCTATGGTTACTAAAGCAGGTTTTTCGGCCGTCAGTCACCATGCGCACGGCATATACAGCAAGCCGGATAAAGAAGGCGTTGTCAGGCAGTACGGAACTTTTGTACTCGTAGGGCAGAAATAG
- the trpA gene encoding tryptophan synthase subunit alpha, with protein sequence MSITKLADKINEAKAEGRLGLIPFLPGGYPNRERFWKEILELDENGADVIEIGMPFSDPVADGPVVEAASLKCLADGINLKWILEGLAEHRAKIDAGVLLMGYYNPVLQYGLEKFAKDAQAAGVNGLIIADLPFEEGAEFRDLLAEYDIALIPLVGLNTEPERMALYSNGGNGFCYYVSVLGTTGGTASLPVEVKEGLAKAQEVFDIPVALGFGLKEPSQLKELEGVVDAAVFGSALIKHIDSGKSSAEFMKVWKK encoded by the coding sequence ATGAGTATTACCAAACTTGCAGATAAAATTAATGAAGCTAAAGCAGAAGGTCGTCTCGGCCTGATTCCGTTCCTGCCCGGTGGATATCCCAACCGTGAACGTTTTTGGAAAGAAATTCTGGAACTGGACGAGAATGGAGCTGATGTAATTGAAATCGGTATGCCTTTTTCTGATCCGGTGGCTGACGGTCCGGTGGTTGAGGCTGCATCATTGAAATGCCTTGCAGATGGGATTAATCTGAAGTGGATTCTTGAAGGTCTTGCCGAGCATCGCGCTAAAATTGACGCCGGGGTGCTGCTCATGGGATATTACAACCCGGTACTGCAATATGGACTGGAAAAATTCGCCAAGGATGCGCAGGCTGCCGGAGTGAATGGATTAATTATTGCCGACCTGCCTTTTGAGGAAGGTGCGGAGTTCCGTGACCTGCTCGCCGAGTACGACATCGCGCTGATCCCGTTGGTCGGTTTGAATACCGAACCTGAGCGCATGGCTCTTTATTCAAATGGCGGCAATGGTTTTTGTTACTATGTCTCTGTTCTGGGAACCACCGGGGGCACAGCTTCCCTGCCTGTGGAAGTAAAAGAAGGTCTTGCCAAGGCTCAGGAAGTCTTCGATATTCCGGTTGCGTTGGGCTTCGGCTTGAAAGAGCCTTCACAGCTCAAGGAGCTGGAAGGAGTGGTTGATGCGGCGGTCTTCGGCTCCGCACTGATCAAACACATTGATTCCGGTAAGAGCAGTGCTGAATTTATGAAGGTCTGGAAAAAATAA